In Halovivax gelatinilyticus, the following are encoded in one genomic region:
- a CDS encoding phosphoglycerate kinase, protein MIETLDDIDARGTTVGVRIDCNSPVEDDTLVDDSRLRAHVETLETLLDRGARVAVLAHQGRPGGDQFTTLEPHAERFAEILSHAVEYVDETHGESARSAIRSLDDGECLVLENTRFYSEEYMEFEPSRAAQTHLVTRLAPVLDAFVNDAFAAAHRSQPSLVGFAEVLPSYAGRVMERELDVLGDVESTPTPRTYVLGGAKVSDSIDVAENVLETGLADRVLTVGLVGNVFLSASGVNLGDASSDFVYDQGYWDEIDRAADLLAAYGDRIELPRDVAIEREGERVELERSELPADGHLAMDVGERTIEAYVGHFEESNTVILNGPAGVFEEEAFERGTRELFAAATDVDTSIVGGGDTASALRSLGVDGFTHVSTGGGAALTLLTGESLPAVDALDNVNESTAGR, encoded by the coding sequence ATGATCGAGACGCTCGACGATATCGACGCCCGGGGGACGACCGTCGGGGTGCGTATCGACTGTAACAGCCCGGTCGAGGACGACACGTTGGTCGACGATTCTCGCCTTCGCGCGCACGTAGAGACCCTCGAAACGTTGCTCGATCGCGGCGCCCGTGTCGCCGTTCTCGCCCACCAGGGCCGTCCCGGTGGGGACCAGTTCACGACGCTCGAACCACACGCCGAGCGGTTCGCAGAAATTCTCTCACATGCCGTCGAGTACGTCGACGAGACCCACGGCGAATCGGCCAGGTCCGCCATCCGATCGCTCGACGACGGCGAGTGTCTCGTTCTCGAAAACACCCGGTTTTACAGCGAAGAGTACATGGAATTCGAGCCGTCTCGAGCGGCCCAAACCCACCTCGTCACTCGCCTCGCCCCGGTCCTCGACGCGTTCGTCAACGACGCGTTCGCCGCAGCCCACCGGTCCCAGCCCTCGCTGGTCGGATTCGCCGAAGTCCTCCCGAGTTACGCGGGTCGCGTGATGGAACGCGAACTCGACGTCCTCGGCGACGTCGAATCGACCCCGACGCCGCGAACGTACGTCCTCGGCGGAGCGAAAGTCTCCGATTCGATCGACGTCGCCGAAAACGTCCTCGAAACGGGGTTGGCCGATCGCGTGTTGACCGTCGGACTCGTCGGTAACGTCTTTCTCAGTGCGAGCGGAGTCAACCTCGGCGACGCGAGTTCGGATTTCGTCTACGATCAGGGCTACTGGGACGAGATCGATCGGGCAGCCGACCTGTTAGCGGCGTACGGCGACCGAATCGAACTCCCGAGAGACGTCGCGATCGAGCGAGAGGGCGAGAGAGTTGAACTCGAACGATCGGAGCTGCCCGCTGACGGCCACCTGGCGATGGACGTCGGCGAACGAACGATCGAAGCCTACGTCGGTCACTTCGAGGAATCTAATACGGTCATCCTGAACGGACCGGCCGGCGTCTTCGAGGAGGAGGCGTTCGAACGCGGAACGCGAGAACTGTTCGCCGCGGCGACCGACGTCGATACGAGTATCGTCGGCGGCGGCGATACCGCCTCGGCGCTCCGATCGCTCGGCGTCGACGGGTTCACTCACGTGAGCACGGGCGGAGGCGCCGCACTGACGCTGCTGACCGGTGAATCGCTTCCCGCCGTCGATGCACTCGACAATGTCAACGAGTCCACAGCCGGTCGTTGA
- a CDS encoding GNAT family N-acetyltransferase codes for MSTSPQPVVEPARADELDRLIECWLQLADEQRVHGSYVQVESNRSVVREVLSGHLITDGLLVAKIDDEIAGFVSFAIERGSFDLTDERGTVSNLWVDPQVRNRGIGRQLLEAAEAELADRGASVCQLEVLAGNESARRFYRRIGYEPRRLTLDRRLDDRDQNDTPSKVD; via the coding sequence ATGTCAACGAGTCCACAGCCGGTCGTTGAGCCAGCTCGCGCCGACGAGCTGGATCGGTTGATCGAGTGCTGGCTACAATTGGCTGACGAACAGCGTGTACACGGATCGTACGTCCAGGTCGAATCGAACCGGTCCGTCGTTCGAGAGGTGTTAAGCGGACACCTCATAACGGACGGATTACTCGTCGCCAAGATCGACGACGAGATCGCGGGTTTCGTCTCGTTCGCCATCGAGCGGGGCAGTTTCGACCTCACCGACGAACGAGGAACCGTTTCCAACCTGTGGGTCGATCCGCAGGTCCGCAATCGCGGGATCGGTCGCCAGTTGCTAGAGGCAGCCGAGGCGGAACTGGCCGATCGAGGGGCGTCAGTGTGCCAGCTCGAAGTGCTCGCGGGCAACGAATCAGCCCGCCGGTTCTACCGACGGATCGGCTACGAGCCCCGACGCCTTACCCTGGATCGCCGGCTCGACGATCGCGACCAAAACGATACACCTTCAAAGGTCGACTGA
- a CDS encoding HalOD1 output domain-containing protein, giving the protein MSLSVDRSCGADKPVSFAIIEAVANRENVDPTEIEPPQYEPLYTVCDPEAIDALFAPCEDGTPRTEGTVTLVYCGYEITITSEQTVSIEDAT; this is encoded by the coding sequence ATGTCGCTCTCAGTGGATCGATCCTGCGGCGCGGACAAACCGGTGAGTTTCGCCATCATAGAGGCTGTTGCAAACCGAGAAAACGTCGATCCGACGGAGATCGAACCGCCGCAATACGAACCGCTCTACACCGTCTGTGATCCGGAAGCAATAGACGCTCTCTTCGCACCGTGTGAAGACGGAACGCCGCGAACTGAAGGCACCGTCACTCTCGTCTACTGTGGCTACGAGATCACTATCACGAGTGAGCAAACCGTGTCTATCGAAGACGCCACGTGA
- a CDS encoding ribonuclease H-like domain-containing protein, producing the protein MRIENSFIPVRGVGETTERSLWANGVTHWEDFSGDHVGPKTAERIETYIETATKHLENESFEFFAESVPSRHQWRLFENAGVNTCYLDIETTGLDRDRHDVTTVSFYHDGSTDTLVRGQDLSGETLRQALSEASLLVTFNGRRFDVPFLEANFDVDVSIPHLDLYYPCRSLDLTGGLKRIEREIGIARDEPDISGRDAVRLWHQYERGDEHALDTLIRYNQADTENLAQLTTHVTSRLHETVFESACNGDE; encoded by the coding sequence GTGCGTATCGAGAACAGTTTCATCCCGGTTCGCGGCGTGGGCGAGACGACCGAACGTAGCCTCTGGGCGAACGGCGTCACCCACTGGGAGGATTTTTCCGGCGATCACGTCGGTCCGAAGACGGCAGAACGCATCGAGACGTATATCGAGACGGCGACGAAGCACCTCGAAAACGAGTCGTTCGAATTCTTCGCCGAATCGGTCCCATCACGCCACCAGTGGCGGCTCTTCGAGAACGCCGGTGTCAATACCTGTTATCTGGACATCGAGACGACGGGTCTCGATCGCGATCGCCACGACGTGACGACCGTCTCATTCTATCACGACGGTTCGACCGACACGCTCGTCAGGGGCCAGGATCTCTCCGGTGAAACGTTGCGGCAGGCGCTCTCTGAAGCGTCGTTGCTCGTCACGTTCAACGGTCGCCGCTTCGACGTCCCGTTTCTCGAAGCGAACTTCGACGTCGACGTCTCGATTCCCCATCTGGACCTCTACTATCCGTGCCGCTCGCTCGATCTCACGGGCGGGCTCAAACGGATCGAGCGCGAAATCGGGATCGCAAGGGACGAACCCGACATTAGCGGACGCGATGCCGTCAGACTCTGGCACCAGTACGAACGGGGAGACGAACACGCCCTGGATACGTTGATCCGGTACAATCAGGCGGACACGGAGAACCTGGCACAACTCACGACGCACGTCACGAGCCGACTCCACGAGACCGTGTTCGAGTCGGCGTGCAACGGCGACGAATAG
- a CDS encoding AAA family ATPase has protein sequence MVEVDVQILAGVAVTIFLALLFFATIVLWDVALALRGVADKVDKLEDTLDDNLTEIHHAIDGTGGPGGGTQLHLSGGGTTISSGPTPAQTAPGPHPHASTQSNDSRTDPQSTTESGTNPQSTTAAHSTQETPETSTDAAETVADESPSSDSAESDETEPSRSRASMGADPTPVRGPDAARRHDSTDPNPNRGRFVTSPDRTPWYATPLDGDAISEATSVIAGELEAGDVVDESTDDGEPTTEPSREPIVLGGQTSDDGPTDESNQPGESTSDNVDASEKPADDAVTDGDDDATATRGTLNDDIDDESASLFDDLTREDLSTVADSVDEPPEADELTAAELFEALLEDLGLADLRTRVDELADGELGGDAGPVDTEVASNDGDASSEVPHDGDHSGSELTDEDSSDGSETEITDEIGDGPDTESAAHTGDGSDAVETNEETGDQTDAVESNEDDGVEQPSEAGALAVSDEDAIESDETIEDSLEPDEAEIEDDSMDDASLEDGVAFTFEEFSAEEPPAPEVSIDDAVRSINDEEPTLERSTHDVSARATADDDGVVLTYELEGKETTDSTNRLLRYQLQSFADQSDASVDVSVSGTRVVVEIEGADAADVSQWQRAVVEVIDRTYYLSDTSE, from the coding sequence ATGGTCGAAGTCGACGTACAGATTCTCGCCGGTGTTGCCGTCACGATCTTCCTCGCTCTCCTGTTCTTCGCGACCATCGTCCTCTGGGATGTCGCACTCGCACTTCGCGGCGTCGCGGATAAGGTCGATAAACTCGAGGATACACTCGACGACAATCTAACCGAGATACATCACGCGATCGATGGGACGGGCGGTCCTGGTGGTGGAACGCAACTCCACCTGAGCGGCGGTGGAACCACGATCAGCTCCGGCCCGACTCCCGCACAGACGGCACCCGGCCCACACCCCCACGCATCGACGCAGTCGAACGACTCACGAACGGACCCCCAATCGACAACCGAATCAGGTACGAACCCCCAATCGACGACGGCTGCACACAGCACCCAGGAAACGCCCGAGACATCTACCGACGCGGCCGAGACGGTAGCCGACGAGTCTCCCTCATCCGACTCGGCGGAGTCTGACGAGACTGAGCCCTCTCGGTCGCGCGCATCGATGGGTGCCGATCCGACGCCCGTACGCGGACCGGACGCCGCTCGCCGTCACGACTCGACCGACCCGAACCCGAATCGCGGTCGATTCGTCACGTCGCCGGATCGAACGCCGTGGTACGCGACGCCGCTCGATGGGGACGCGATCTCGGAGGCGACGTCCGTCATCGCCGGCGAACTCGAGGCCGGTGACGTCGTCGACGAGTCCACGGACGACGGCGAACCAACGACCGAGCCTAGCCGAGAACCGATCGTTCTCGGCGGGCAGACGAGCGATGACGGGCCCACGGACGAGTCCAATCAACCCGGGGAATCGACGAGCGATAACGTCGATGCGTCCGAGAAACCGGCGGACGACGCCGTCACGGACGGTGATGACGACGCGACGGCGACGCGCGGAACCCTGAACGACGATATCGACGACGAGTCGGCGTCGTTGTTCGACGATCTGACGCGCGAGGACCTCTCGACGGTCGCCGACTCGGTCGACGAGCCACCCGAGGCTGACGAGCTGACGGCCGCGGAACTCTTCGAAGCGCTGCTCGAAGACCTCGGACTCGCTGACCTCAGAACCAGAGTCGACGAACTGGCCGACGGAGAGTTGGGCGGAGATGCCGGCCCGGTCGATACTGAGGTCGCATCGAACGACGGCGACGCGAGCTCAGAAGTCCCTCACGACGGCGACCACTCCGGCAGTGAACTCACGGACGAGGACAGCAGTGACGGATCAGAAACCGAGATCACGGACGAAATCGGTGACGGACCCGACACCGAGAGCGCGGCCCACACCGGTGACGGCTCCGACGCCGTTGAAACGAACGAGGAAACTGGTGACCAGACCGATGCCGTCGAATCGAACGAGGACGACGGTGTCGAACAGCCATCCGAGGCTGGTGCGCTCGCAGTTTCTGACGAAGATGCGATCGAATCGGACGAGACAATTGAGGACTCCCTCGAACCGGATGAAGCGGAGATAGAGGACGATTCGATGGACGACGCGTCCCTCGAAGACGGCGTGGCCTTTACGTTCGAGGAGTTTTCGGCCGAGGAACCGCCGGCACCCGAAGTGTCGATCGACGACGCCGTCCGGTCGATCAACGACGAGGAACCGACGCTGGAACGGTCGACCCACGACGTCTCCGCTCGCGCAACCGCTGACGACGATGGCGTCGTCCTCACGTACGAACTAGAAGGAAAGGAGACGACCGATTCGACGAATCGATTGCTCCGTTATCAGCTCCAGAGCTTCGCCGACCAGTCGGACGCGTCGGTCGACGTCTCCGTCTCCGGCACTCGCGTCGTCGTCGAGATCGAGGGGGCTGACGCCGCCGACGTGTCGCAGTGGCAGCGAGCCGTCGTCGAGGTCATCGATCGGACGTATTACCTCTCCGATACCAGCGAGTAG
- a CDS encoding DUF309 domain-containing protein, with amino-acid sequence MDDHTRDPTVGSPRGNPTGWNADADRWEHATLRRALSHGVRLFNDGAYHESHDCFEAEWYNYGRGSTESAFLHGMVQIAAGVYKRIDFESDVGLYRLFETALQYLATVPSDFYGLDVDDVRRVAEAALSDPSVVDDWRLTIDGAQPTARPAEYDYAASLE; translated from the coding sequence ATGGACGATCACACCCGGGATCCGACGGTCGGGTCGCCTCGAGGGAATCCGACCGGGTGGAACGCAGACGCCGACCGCTGGGAACACGCGACCCTTCGGCGAGCGCTCTCTCACGGCGTCAGGCTCTTCAACGACGGTGCGTACCACGAATCACACGACTGCTTCGAGGCGGAGTGGTACAATTACGGCCGAGGCTCGACCGAGAGCGCGTTCTTACACGGGATGGTCCAGATCGCCGCGGGAGTGTACAAACGAATCGATTTCGAGAGCGACGTCGGCCTCTATCGCCTCTTCGAGACCGCCTTGCAGTACCTCGCAACCGTTCCATCGGATTTCTACGGCCTCGACGTCGACGACGTTCGACGCGTCGCCGAGGCCGCCCTCTCCGACCCCTCTGTCGTCGACGACTGGCGGTTGACCATAGACGGCGCGCAACCGACCGCCCGTCCCGCCGAGTACGACTACGCCGCGTCGCTCGAGTGA
- a CDS encoding inositol monophosphatase family protein, whose protein sequence is MDDSTPDTLETHALEAAKDGASVAENAFRTEFDVETKASKTDLVTRIDRDAQRAVVERIRTVAPEDVIVGEEGDLPKEVPASGRAWIVDPIDGTANFVRGVPTFATAVAVVSDGDPLAAAVVFPILGDAYVVGDDPRLNGTPLSVSDRDDPHICTVSPGLWWDRDRRDEYARACAEIVHRFGDLRRVGCAQAELSMVASGALDATIANVSAPPWDTVAGAALVSAAGGTVTDLDGEPWDHTSAGLVASNGSIHEEALAAARAIES, encoded by the coding sequence ATGGACGACTCCACGCCCGATACGCTCGAAACCCACGCGCTCGAAGCGGCCAAGGACGGCGCGAGCGTCGCCGAGAACGCGTTTCGAACCGAGTTCGACGTGGAGACGAAAGCGTCGAAGACGGATCTCGTCACACGGATCGATCGTGACGCACAACGAGCCGTGGTCGAGCGGATCCGAACGGTCGCACCCGAGGATGTGATCGTCGGCGAAGAGGGTGACCTGCCGAAGGAGGTGCCAGCGAGCGGCCGGGCGTGGATCGTCGACCCGATCGACGGGACGGCGAACTTCGTTCGCGGCGTTCCGACGTTCGCGACCGCCGTCGCGGTCGTCTCCGACGGCGACCCGCTCGCCGCCGCCGTCGTCTTTCCGATTCTCGGCGACGCGTACGTCGTCGGCGACGATCCACGATTGAACGGAACCCCACTCTCGGTGAGTGACCGAGATGATCCGCACATCTGTACCGTTAGTCCGGGACTCTGGTGGGATCGAGACCGACGTGACGAGTACGCCCGGGCCTGTGCGGAGATCGTCCATCGCTTTGGCGATCTCCGCCGTGTCGGGTGCGCCCAGGCCGAACTCTCGATGGTGGCTTCGGGCGCGCTCGACGCGACCATCGCCAACGTTTCCGCGCCCCCGTGGGACACCGTCGCCGGCGCCGCGCTCGTCAGCGCCGCAGGCGGAACCGTCACTGATCTGGACGGCGAGCCGTGGGATCACACCAGCGCGGGCCTGGTCGCGTCGAACGGGTCGATCCACGAGGAGGCACTCGCCGCGGCGCGTGCGATCGAATCGTGA
- a CDS encoding DUF63 family protein, whose amino-acid sequence MQSYVDRYGAERLWAATVIGLVAVVALLATLFPQRVYVDFLWQYYWGPVVADANGWSCVAWADGEQVNAGSNCVNAGPEDGPTASPGYTLISYAGYIPTLLLLLVGFIFVIERLDIDRYRAGFWGLFPFMLFGGTLRTVEDANVAVNRQTGEAALSLPWSALLISPIIYVVVALLALVSLVVAVVLERQGYVSRFEYPLAGFGTAFLLASLAILASWSSTGGHGFYPWFTVVTLGGATLITAVAWVGIQRFAPELNSGTQYMGIAILWAHSVDGVANVLGLDWATNFGLPDDLVPKHPLNEAIQTYTGEILPESIAQTTGEVWPFLILKVAAAIFIIWVFNEEVFDESPRFTILLLLTVVAVGLGPGTRDMLRATFGV is encoded by the coding sequence ATGCAATCGTACGTCGATCGCTACGGGGCTGAACGGCTCTGGGCTGCGACCGTGATCGGACTGGTCGCCGTCGTCGCGCTCCTCGCGACGCTCTTTCCACAGCGCGTGTACGTCGACTTCCTCTGGCAGTACTACTGGGGGCCTGTCGTCGCCGACGCAAACGGATGGAGCTGCGTCGCGTGGGCGGACGGCGAGCAGGTAAACGCCGGGAGTAACTGCGTCAACGCGGGTCCCGAAGACGGACCCACGGCGAGCCCGGGCTATACGTTGATCTCGTACGCGGGGTACATACCCACGCTGCTACTCTTGCTAGTCGGATTCATCTTCGTCATCGAACGGCTCGACATCGACCGGTATCGTGCCGGATTCTGGGGTCTCTTTCCGTTCATGCTCTTCGGCGGGACGCTCCGGACGGTCGAGGACGCGAACGTTGCGGTCAACCGGCAGACGGGTGAGGCGGCCCTCTCGTTACCCTGGTCTGCACTGCTCATCAGCCCGATCATCTACGTCGTCGTCGCGTTGCTCGCGCTGGTCTCGCTCGTCGTCGCCGTGGTTCTCGAACGTCAGGGCTACGTTTCGCGATTCGAATATCCGCTGGCCGGATTCGGGACGGCGTTCTTGCTCGCGTCGCTCGCCATACTCGCGTCCTGGTCGAGCACCGGTGGGCACGGATTCTACCCGTGGTTCACCGTCGTCACGCTCGGCGGCGCAACGCTAATAACCGCCGTCGCGTGGGTCGGTATCCAGCGTTTCGCGCCGGAACTGAACTCCGGAACGCAGTACATGGGTATCGCCATCCTCTGGGCACACAGCGTCGACGGGGTCGCGAACGTCCTCGGCCTCGACTGGGCGACGAACTTCGGCCTCCCCGACGATCTCGTCCCCAAACACCCACTGAACGAGGCGATCCAGACGTACACCGGCGAAATTTTGCCCGAATCGATCGCCCAGACGACCGGCGAGGTCTGGCCGTTTCTCATCCTGAAAGTCGCCGCGGCCATCTTCATCATCTGGGTGTTCAACGAGGAGGTCTTCGACGAGAGCCCGCGGTTTACGATCCTCCTGTTGTTGACCGTCGTCGCCGTCGGACTCGGACCCGGAACGCGGGACATGCTCCGCGCGACGTTCGGCGTCTGA